DNA from Gouania willdenowi chromosome 15, fGouWil2.1, whole genome shotgun sequence:
GCAGGAGCTTTCACTTTCAATGGCATGACTTGATAACATTATCATGAGCTCATTTCATAGGCATGTCTGTGTGGATAAACACAGGCACGTCTTTAGCCTGTTGTATTTGTAAGAAAACAGGACAATAATAATCTGTGAAGTAAACAGATTTGCAAAAAAACAGCTACACCTCTAAAGGAAACAAGAAAGCTCTGAATAgttagaaaatacatttaatgccCGCATATCTGCTATTTTGTAACATAATCCATTACtacatttttctttccttttggcTGTTCcccaacataaaaataaatcctttttaaaatcgaaaaaaaaaccaaatatactgaatataacATGGCTCAGACagataataaaacaaagaagACCAAAAAAACCACCTAAAGGTTAGCTGTTTGATGACACAACAACCATagtcagggctctacactaacttttccagtggtgacACTGGTgtgactaactttctcagttggtcgcaccagcacagaatttgtttgtttcttttcttcttcttttttttttttagagcggGGGGTAGGGGGGGTTACAGTATCTGCATAAATGAACCAGAACACTAGACATGTCCGTCAGATCGTCACACACTAAAATGCAAAGGCCAGCAACATCGTGTCAGACCCTAAACATGTCCAACTTTAGAGAGTTTTCAGTGTCACATGATGGTGGACTGTCTGACCTCAAACAGCCTCAGAAGAACAACACTGTAGATATGAACACTCTGAGAAGTTATTCATACATCCATCATCTCCTTAGGCTGGTACAGTAAGACATCATGATTGGACTGTAAGATTGATTTAATAAACTACTGTGATTTGTAAGTCGAATGaaagataatttatttattattacattagtaTTAGGCAATATAAATAGGCATATTATATATGGCCTTTTAACGAAATTCATACTGATAGGtaaacattaattaaaaacattaatattttattttatattatatatatatattccctcGGTTAAAAATGTTCGTAgagatttctgtatattctagtggttcccaaactggggtatgtgtaccccctaggacaggggtctgcaacctgtggctctttgtctctttttcaatggctccctatagctaaaacaacacattaaaataatgaattgttattttttacagagggtattaatgataaattacattgacaccaaatgaaggcatgataaaacaatttgtcaacctaaaaaaaaaaataactcaacTATAAACTTTCCTTGCATCTGTGGTTACCTTACGTTTTAAATCcttggtaagataactaaaccaacaaaaaagtatcttctggaagaaaataaggATTTTACTTGTGTggggaaatatttaattaactgtCAATGTGCAAgattaatatgcatgcttgatatgttgcaagaaattagcaattagtattatatatatgtgtgttgaCCAACTTAATCGTGTTATCAAATGCAAGTTATATTTTTGTAGCACTATAaatacatcaacacatttaaaaaaaaaaaacattattaataatattatttgatATAATTGTAACTAGAATGTTATACACTATACTGTCTTCATTGAGATGGTATTTTTTTCAGCTCCGGAAAGATTTTAATCCGGGTGAGATGAAGCAAAAACTGCTCCTTAGAGAATAGTGGCTGCATATCgctgccctaggggtacatgaacacctttcaggaggtacacaaaacatttcagtttattttacaaaattatatatattttacacatgcacagccttttttttcatccatcaatcataatttgttgcacaactctttaaaatacaccaaaaggtgaagttcaaattccaaaatgaacacaaaaaaaaaataaaaaaataaaaagtaaatgaatagAATGGCCTAAATTCAAAGTTAATATTGGACGAGACagaggaaagagtttagacgactCTGctgacacaataaaaacaaacatatataaCATGAGCTCAGGCTACATGGCACAGTAACGTTTAGGAAACACTGTTCTGtgtcaaaatgtttctatttttgaacATTGTGTTATTGTCTTTTCTGAAAGGCAGAAGTAAACAAACAAGCACAACAGGTGACATACAATGTTGACAACTGTTGaataaaagtcattttaaaaatctccAACATCATTATCCTCATCATACAACAATGATACACAATCTGTTATATGCTTTTAGTAGGGGATTCAGGGTGTGGTTGTAACACTTTATAGCACCTTTAACTCACTAAAGTTTTGAGTTTAAACACTGTAAACTTTAACAAAACCCCAGACAGCTGTTCTAGCTGCTAAAAACGTGGATAAACGAcaataaaacttaaaataacgGGTTTGAAATTGGTAGTAACGACACTTAAGTAGCTAATTTTAGACAAACAGTAAGTAGGATTAGCATGCTAACGGTTGTCAAAATAGTGAATACAAGTGCAGTATTTATCCAGATGTGTTTGGATGTTTCCTCTCTATCTCATCTGGTGTTGAACTAGTTATTAAGCCTGACACAAGTTACATTTGTGCAAAATTAAAGGCAGATCTCACCAAATTCACCAGCCAACGTCGCAGCCTGCCCGTGTGGTTCTCACTAGCTCAGGGTTCAGACGGCCACCAATGAATCAGCACATTTCAGACGATATGTTTACAATCGTAAGGCCACTGGCATGAAGACGTAGAAAAATAAACAGCTCAACTGGCCCTGTCACAGCACGAGCCTCTCAACCGCACGATCCCTACAGCACATGCGCGAATCGCATCTACATCCGGTCGGCCAATTTTACGTGAGATCGTGCATTGTTTTACGGATCGGTTTGACTGTCACCATGGCGACAggattttgatttggtttaaaaaaataaaaataaaaaaataaaaaattttacaaccctttttttttcaatgttggcttttttattattaattaatgcaaataatatatatatatttatttaaagataaTTAGTTTGTGCATTCTAAACCATTttcaatgtaaaaaagaaaaatgcatttcaaTATACAAGTGCAATGTACAGTACAATGTTTTTTcgttgttttttggttttcattgtattttttattttattttattttattttttaattattttcactgttttctcCCAAACGGCCTCCAATACATAAGGACTTACACCAGTCGACAATTCAgtaaaaattagataaaaacacacacaatcatgcACTACATTTGTTATTAATTccaataaagtattaaacaaaaaACTCGACCCCACTCTCCCGGaagtcattttcttttatttttttttaaatattttttttccttttcttgtaTTGAACATACATTGCTAATTACAACATTTTACATACAACAACAGATAAAACACAAGAACTAAGAATAAAAGGAAGGAGAACTAAGAAAACGACACAACAacgagaaaaaagaaagaaaaaaaaaacatcaggaaAACATTTAGTGATATTCaggtttaaaatgtttacagAATGAATGGTACAGtttaacagcttttttgttttaaacacattttattggaTTAAAAAGTTGTTGCATCTCGTTTTCTAAATGATGTCTGTTTGGTTTTGTCTGTGcccattttgttttatgtatatgGTATTATGCCAGCATGATTACAGTCTGTATCAGGAGGGAAAGGTCTTTTGGAATTAtagtattttcaaaataaaagatgatgCCACTCTCCAGGAGGCCGATCACATGACCTATTTTGTCATGAATAAATTTCTGTATATGAGACCACAGGTTTTTGCTGTAGTTGCATATTTACatatattcaatatttaacgTAGGaatgaaggaagtgacgtattCTACGctcatgcgttgaaaggatcggGCAGTGACAAGCTTTGGGAGACGAGCCCCACATCGGGGCTCTGTCGACAGACATTGGTCAACAACTGTTGTACGACGCTGCTGCAAAAATACATCAAGTTACCTATATTACACACTCAACATCCGGGTAAAATTCTTTCAAGTAAAACTTGTTTCAAATAAACGAAATGATAGACGTTTACATCCGTTCATATTcgtgctattttttttatttattttttgttgcagGATTCTGGCTGAATATTGGAAATTATAAAGTACGGAGTTATTTGTAAAGTCTTTAAATGTTGAGTaataaccttttattttgaagaaacatTATTTATCAGGAAGTGTGTGGCCAGTAAAATAATTGTACGTGGTTGAGGAAATGAGGTGCGCGCACGCATGCGTATTCGTGCCCCACGTGGACGTACAGTTACGTCCCTACGTCTCGAGATATAGATACATTAATATATTTACTTAACGCCTCTGTCATTCCGTTCACAGTGTTTACACAGAAAGGGGGGATTCATTATTTGTTTAGCGCAAATATATTTCTTTAGCGTTTAATTTAAATCCAGTTAGAAAGCATATATAGCTTCAAATAGTAGTCCCTGGTAAGACACGGGCTGTATTATAAAATGCTACCAAATAGAGAAACCATAGGCCCTCtcgtatagtatagtatagtatagtatagtatagtatagtatagtatagtatagtatagtatgtACACATGCAATGAATAAggaaaaagtacatttaaacCTGTTGTTAATAATAAAGTCCATTACTCTGTATTATTCTTCAAAAACTGTAAAGCGTATTATTTCCTCCCCACAATTGTTGCTCACTTGACACCAGAAATTTGAGCCTAAAGTGCATTTAATGTtcactactactgctactactactactgcaaTAATTTACTACTGCAATCTGTTGCTAGATACATTCTCAGTgctcattaaaaatgaatttaaaagtatttttgagatattgtttggaaaatatcataTTTCCGTTtgaatttcatttttcatttctctATCTTGTGaacaattggagtcaatgcacaaaaaaaaaattaatggcaAAGTTTTTAGATTATGGAGATAcgtataagtatattgttcgtacaatatagtatattgttcgtacaatataagtatattgttcgtacaatatactatattgtttgtacaatataactatattgttcgtacaatatactatattgttcgtacaatatagtatattgttcgtacaatataactatattgtttgtacaatataactatattgttcgtacaatatactatattgttcgtacaatataactatattgttcgtacaatatactatattgttcgtacaatatagtatattgttcgtacaatataagtatattgttcgtacaatatagtgatcaaaaatatattttcaactgTGGCAGCTCTACGCTTCCGTATGGAGacattaaatcattgttttaaacaAATTACCATTATATCCATGCTGTCTGTGCACAATGTGtaattcttgtatttttgtcttaataAGTGAATTGTTGAAAGCGGTTTGAAATCTgtctttaaacgctaacagctgctgaattgcacacaggtgactggctTGGTTAATGACATTTCCATGTGATAATTAGCTCAGTGacatagagcagtggttcccaaactgtgtgccgcggcacaccgGTGTGCCGTGAGGCAAGTCCGGGTATGCCATGGGagtttgtgacaaccatacatttattgcaatatacaactacacaaaaaatattattttttaaatatttcatgaataaatatttcatgagtaatatagttgtctttgtcacattttatttggcattagtaaataattatgcacatttacaattATTGAACATGAGtgaagtcaaattccttgtgtgtataacatatattacatggccaataaagttgattctacTCTATTCTAAACAATTATTTGCACAATAGATTTACGTAGAGGATGTTCCACCATGAAATAAGGATTCATTATGTTTGAccaattgatttattgattaatcATTGCAGCTGTAGAATTCCCATCATCAGCATGAAGAAGTTTTCTCTTATGCCAAAAATGATCAGTTCAAGCATCAACTGATGAAAAATGCTCATTAGAATAACACTTTTTTCATTCCTACACTCTGCCAAGCCTGTTTGTTGCttaattttgattaaaattGCCTGACCCCGACCATCGCTGCGCAccatcattaatcattaatatcaTTGTTATTACTACATAATACTACTTTTCTAAAGAAGTGTATTTGAAACTTCATCTTTTAAAGTGCAGCATTGTACTAGAAAACTGATTAAGGTggcttaatacatttttttttttttataaaaggcTGTACTGCACCAATGTTTATAGATAAATGTGAGAAATTAATTATGTCAGTTTAGGGAAAAGTGGGTCATAAAGCCAGAAGAAATCAAAGCACACTTTTGTTAACATGttattaaatctatatatattaaACTAAACATCACGAGTGAAGTCATTGTTCTTAGTTACTTTTAACCATTAGGTGTCAGTGGaaggtgttgttttttaaaaaaaaaaaaaaaaaaaaaactcatcctGGGTGTGTGTTCAAAATGCTTGAGattataaaaacatttgatGTGTTTGAATTGTAGTTTATCCATCATTGCGCTGTGTCACCCATCTAACGCATTAACTGTGTCGCTGACAAAGGCAATAATAATGACCTGTGAAAAGGAGTGTCTATTTTTTACGCAGACAGACCCCATTTGTCTCTTGATAGCATCTATTTGGTTGCGATGAggtgcttttttaaaaatgctgtgTGTCCTGATGCACTGGTTTTGCATGTATGTCTCCATGTACCCAACCTGCTGATGACGCACGTACCTCAGACAAggatcttttctttctttttttaaactctgcTCACGCAAGAAATCACACCACAGGTAGAACAGAGACAGGAGGTGGAACATGCTTCAACTGCTGGGAGTACGATAAGTCTTTGATTTTAGATTTTCTCTATCCTCTTCTTTGGACTGTTAATGTTTGCTTCAGGTGAAGTATTACTGagtgttgttttttcatgttcaGATCGTTGCTGGCCTTCTTTTCATCATAATGTGCTTTTCAAAAGGACTTAAAGGGGTGAGATTACTCTCTACATAGAAGTAGAAGTTGACGACCAATAGACTAATGACATCATTCACAGGTGAAACAACCTCAATGGTCACCCTCGTCTGAATCCTCATCAAACAACAAGAAGGTCAGTATACACTTAAATACAAACCAAAATGATCTTAAAAGAAGAAATCATATTTGACCTGGATATGTTTAGCAGAATGACCTGAGTGATGAAGACGTGGACTTATTGGCCAAGATCCTTTCAGTGGGATTGGTGGATGCAGATCCAAACTACCTTCAGCATCTTAAAGCCTACAGAGACCTACGAGGAACCTGAGGAGTCGTCCATCATTAAAAGGGACTAATGGACAGTAAACAGGGGAGGGGGTCTCTGGTGATTTGGAACAGTTTAGCTTTGGAATCAACGCTGACGTCCTGATGGAGGAAAATTGACTGAAGTCAAATCAAACAGGATCTTGGGAATGAATCAAGAACTTTCTGAAGTTGCAGGAGTGATGTGACTGAATTATGTAAGGAAGAGTCTCCTACTACGTAATACATATCTATATACTGGCAGTCTACCCGTATGAAAGATGGCATTGCTAGACCTTTTCTACTTAAGCACAATGTGCCTGTGTGTTAGGATGGCTGAATGATTTAAGGTGcctgactcaaggattcttccttctgctgccgtgggttcaaatcccacatttgacatatatattttttcattttaacatatttaacacggcaaattccacctttaaaaatacatatagggggaaaaaataacattttagggtatttcctgggataGGGCTAGGGaaagggttagggctaaaatcaAAGAGTTAAGGATAGGGTTTgggctaaaatgaaaaaaaaaaaaggttagcggggtagctaaaaataaatatgagctaaaaataaaactgtcaaGTGGTACacttatcacgtgacctaaactggccaatgatggGCGCTGTGTACAGATAGACTGCTGGTCTATTGACACGTATTACGTACTGATAGCCAATGCCATTCTTTAATTCATttgtgggtaaaaaaaaaaaagaagctccaTTATACACATTTgagtagacacacacacagagatgaactgagcagtgttttgtgattctaatttttattatgttctttaatattcaaaaagtacaagtgacCTTTTCAGTACGACAGGTTTAGTCCAGCTCGCTGAATTACAAGttacaacacagaaaaaaaaaaaaaatgaaaagcttTACTTTAGTGACGATCCTTTCCTTTTATCAGTGGTGGAAACGTAGTATCTGCTAGCCCACACACGCCTGTTTAACACTTTTCCAAGCTGGAAGAGCAAAAAGACCACTGACatgttaaagaagaagaagcccaCCAGTCCGGGGGTGCTGAAGAGCCCCAGCAAGGGATACACCCAAATCCCAACTGACATGTACACCCATAGGATCCTGTAGAATGCACATGAGGGGACAGGAAGAGGAAATAATCAGTGGATGCATCAGCTGTTATGTGAGACATGCCAGAATTTCCTGATTGTTGTACTGTTATTAGTTGTAAGATCACTTTGGCATCTTACAATTGTGAAATAGTCCTAGTCTAGCTCAGTATGAGGGAAACAAGCAAACATGGATGTGAACTCACTGAGAATACAAACAAATACTTGTGTGACTAAAACAAATCTGATGTATTATTAAAGTGGTAACAAAGAAACATGGTAATTTGGATTTAACTTGTGTGTGGCCATAGATGTAAAGTAAGTACTGTtccttgattgaaattgtatggGGCGCCAactgtaaagttgcgcatgttaaaataaacagcaacttttttgccacatttagcaacaacccacatttaaaaaagttttgATGAGATTtagagcaatatttgtgaaatttgtgatatttcgtTTCTTatgaaaatatgtcaatgttaaatcaaaatctaaatgtttaatgttaaatattcaatacaaatctaaatattaaaactaaatgttaaatctaaatattaaatttaaatctaaatgttgaatttaaatctaaatgttaaatttaaatctaaatgttaaatttaaatctaaatgtcatgggtgaaatttaatatttagctaatatgcaatcTCAACAGAAGTATCAACATAAAAGCTcattccggtgaatttgcatattagctaaatatttagtttcacccgtgacatttagatttaacatttagattttacatttaatatttagatttaatattgacatattttttataagaaaaaatgctgtaaatctgttcaaaagtaacattaaaaaattcaccaacattttttcaacgtggtttgttgctaaatgttgcaaaaaagttgCCGTTCATTTTAGCATGTGCTAAAACTCACGTAGAAGTAAgagatacataaaatactcaagtacaagtaaaaagtagcttaattaaacAGTACTCAAAGTATAAGTTagttgttactttcaccccccacatttatttttgataataaatcttgccacggtttccttgcatacaggaaacatcttatgtataaacttaaaaaggatgagactaaatcttgcacaattggaacatgAAATATTTTCCATAaggttatctgtataaaataaaaggtttgtcaaaatgtacaaatattttttaaataaaataacaccaatgaattcaatttaaaatattacacacagacaaaaaaaagctaaatttatgaactctaaactgtgaaaataacagacattcaatgctgtttcgGCTCCGTACggtacgtttaatctggttggtcggttatgatgtgatgcatttgattgttgtctggtcatttcattttttgtagtttcataatgtcagttgatcatttaaaaaaataatatttttttaatgtacttagtaacatatactcaaaaaagtacaagtacctataaaagcaacttaattacagtaatttaATTTCACCTCTGTGTGTGGCTGATTGTAGTAACCTTACAGCATAaactttattattgtataaaaaaattaaaaaaaacacaggccAGGCTTTGATGCCCTTTGACCTTCATCCTTTACAGTAAAGAATTAAAGTTGTGTGTGTAAATCCCTTTCGATGTCACCACGATTACAGTGTGCAGGCTCACTGCATACCTACCAGAATAAATAAGCCCCACCCACAACGCCTAACAGTGCCAGAGCGTGTTTGGTCTGTGGGAATGTGTGAGGCTGAACCAGCACCTCTCCCAGCAGAATTGGAAGAACAATGGTATGCTGGGAAAACAACAGAGCACAGGAGCCTATTTAGGAGAGTatgaatgaaaatgtaaaatggtGAAATGTCTGGTGCATACTATACTGACCATTGCATGGTTTATCCAGGGTGGAAAGAACGTGTCGATAGTAGCTGGGTACACTAATTCTCTGTCATAGACAAAGATTGACCAAAAGAGCAGAACGACAAACTAAACCAAAGGAAAGAAAAGTAAATTATGGCAAATAATTGTCCATGTTTTCAGGTAAATTAGAGAAATGTAGACTTTATTTCTCACCATGCCCACAGGGAaggcaaaaactgaaaaaagaagGTCTTTACTCTTGCCAAGAATATTCTCTGATTTCTTTCCAGGTTGAAGATCATGTACAGCTGCGAGTCCAAAAAATACCATTTGCAATAACTaagatgtaacaaaaaaaaatgatatagttattggtaaaataaaagaaacaacaacaaatcaaaaGGTTTTGATTTTACGGTACTCACCAAATTCAAAAAGGTAAGGTACTTCCAGGGTCCTCCGTAGACAAAGATCCCTGCAGGTAACTCCTCTCCTTCCTTTGCCAAAAGACTCTTAACAATCAACACATACCAGCTGAAGACTGTGATGTGATACACTTTGCTCACAACGGAAGTCATTCTCCCCAGGATATgataatacaacaaaaaaaaaacaaatcactaTAAAAACAAGTCTTCAGAGATTAGCCTTTTTCCCTTCAGATGTGAAGCACTGCAGTCTGAGAAGGTTCTGTAGAGATTAGTGTAACTCTGCTCAGGCTTATGTACCATTTTCACGCTGTGGAGACAAGAGGCCCACTATGTCTTCTAAAGCGAGGGAAACCTTCTTTCATAAGCAACATGTAACGTGACCAGGAGGCAAATATACACACAGTGAGCTTCTAATCCATTTCACAGTGTTTTGTAAGGAGTCCCAGCGTTAGGCAAGAGAATCAGATGTACAAAGGTAAATCTCTCTTTCTATAGCAAACATTTGACCTGAGCTGCTACATGATGACGGAAAGTTAAAAATAGCTTagcaaaaaaacacagttttcaCCTACTACTATAGCCACATGACGATTAGTGAACATATTCTCATTTCAATGCCAAATTCTAATAGGATtagtaaaaatacaacaaaagcaGCTACAGGCCAAAAATATTGCCAAGGCATTAAATATTATCCTTCATAAGAATGTTTTGGGGGAAATAGACAAATTTACAACAATGTGGACAAAATGGGTTTCCTTTATGGACAAGATGAAAAATACTGAGAATAGAACTGACGGACAAAAAACCTAGGTTGTCTCCGTCATTGGGATGGGCAACACCTTAAAAGTATCAGAATGTCTCCCTAGAATAGTGTAGAAcgttgtatatttgtattttgcATTGTTATTAGTTTTacttattttggttttatacatccctgtcttgaaaaaaaaaaggaatattgaGATCTTGTTGTATTC
Protein-coding regions in this window:
- the LOC114476964 gene encoding androgen-dependent TFPI-regulating protein, producing MTSVVSKVYHITVFSWYVLIVKSLLAKEGEELPAGIFVYGGPWKYLTFLNLLLQMVFFGLAAVHDLQPGKKSENILGKSKDLLFSVFAFPVGMFVVLLFWSIFVYDRELVYPATIDTFFPPWINHAMHTIVLPILLGEVLVQPHTFPQTKHALALLGVVGGAYLFWILWVYMSVGIWVYPLLGLFSTPGLVGFFFFNMSVVFLLFQLGKVLNRRVWASRYYVSTTDKRKGSSLK